One region of Salvia miltiorrhiza cultivar Shanhuang (shh) chromosome 3, IMPLAD_Smil_shh, whole genome shotgun sequence genomic DNA includes:
- the LOC131015567 gene encoding synaptotagmin-4-like: MGFFLGYFLGFAVAFGLIVGFAKYQNLRSKKRTDLAAAIAALARITVQDSRKLLPDKFYPSWIVFSQRQKLNWLNQHLDKIWPYVDQAASQVIRESVEPILEQYRPAILASLKFSTLTLGTVAPQFTGVAILDSEPNEIVMELDMQWDGNPDIVLEIKTRVGVALPIQVKNIGFTGVFRLIFKPLVDEFPCFGAVCFSLREKRNLDFTLKVIGGDLSSIPGISDAIEGTIRDAIEDSITWPVRKIIPILPGDYSYLEVKPVGMLEVKLIEAKELTNKDIIGKSDPFAKLCIRPLPDRTKHSKTIDNQTNPIWNEHFEFEVEDTSTQHLTIKIYDDEGVQAAELIGCALVPLRDLQPGKVKDVWLKLVKDLDIQRDNKNRGQVHLELLYCPFSTENVWNPFDPDFRLTSLEKALKQLTEDGADSSGKSAAQKKKDIIVRGVLSVTVVSAEGLPATDLMGKSDPFVVLTMKKSEHRNKTRVLNDTLNPVWNQTFDFVVEDGLHELLMVDVYDHDTFGKEKMGKCIMTLTRAILDGEITNDFHLDGTESGKVKLHIKWTSQSIIKE; the protein is encoded by the exons ATGGGATTTTTCCTAGGTTACTTTCTGGGTTTTGCGGTTGCCTTCGGATTGATCGTGGGATTCGCGAAATACCAGAATCTCAGATCCAAAAAACGCACCGATTTG GCAGCAGCAATAGCGGCATTGGCTCGAATAACTGTCCAAGATTCGAGGAAGCTTCTCCCAGATAAATTCTACCCTTCTTGGATTGTCTTTTCACAGAGGCAGA AGTTAAACTGGCTTAATCAGCACCTAGACAAAATATGGCCTTATGTTGACCAG GCAGCATCACAAGTGATAAGGGAGTCAGTAGAGCCAATTCTTGAGCAATATAGACCAGCAATTTTGGCTTCTCTCAAGTTTTCTACACTTACTCTTGGAACTGTAGCACCACAATTCACAG GAGTTGCAATCCTTGACAGTGAGCCTAATGAGATAGTTATGGAATTGGACATGCAGTGGGATGGGAATCCAGATATCGTGCTCGAGATCAAGACGAGAGTGGGCGTGGCACTGCCAATACAG GTGAAGAACATTGGATTTACAGGTGTTTTTAGGCTGATATTCAAGCCTCTAGTAGATGAGTTCCCATGTTTTGGAGCTGTCTGTTTTTCCTTGAGAGAGAAG AGGAATCTTGATTTTACATTGAAAGTGATTGGTGGAGATTTGTCTTCAATCCCAGGAATATCTGATGCCATTGAG GGTACGATACGAGATGCAATAGAAGATTCCATCACTTGGCCTGTCCGGAAAATTATACCTATACTACCTGGAGATTATAG CTACCTAGAGGTGAAGCCAGTGGGAATGTTGGAGGTGAAGCTGATAGAGGCTAAGGAACTCACAAACAAAGACATAATAGGCAAATCTGATCCATTTGCAAAGCTCTGCATCCGCCCGTTGCCTGATAGAACCAAACACAGCAAAACAATT GACAACCAAACGAATCCAATCTGGAACGAGCACTTTGAGTTTGAAGTTGAGGACACTTCGACTCAGCACTTGACAATCAAGATCTATGATGATGAAGGAGTCCAAGCTGCTGAGCTCATCGGGTGTGCTCTGGTGCCACTACGCGATCTGCAGCCTGGTAAGGTGAAGGACGTGTGGCTGAAGCTCGTGAAGGATCTTGACATCCAGCGAGATAACAAGAACCGGGGTCAG gTGCATTTGGAGCTGCTTTACTGCCCATTCAGCACGGAGAACGTGTGGAATCCGTTTGATCCGGATTTTAGGCTAACGTCCTTAGAGAAGGCCTTGAAGCAGTTGACAGAAGATGGTGCAGATTCAAGTGGGAAATCTGCTGCACAGAAGAAGAAGGATATTATTGTGAGAGGAGTTCTCTCTGTGACTGTGGTGTCGGCAGAGGGCTTACCAGCAACCGATCTCATGGGGAAATCGGACCCTTTTGTCGTGCTAACCATGAAGAAATCCGAGCACAGGAACAAGACAAGG GTGCTAAATGACACATTGAATCCAGTTTGGAATCAGACATTTGATTTTGTGGTTGAGGATGGATTGCATGAGCTGCTCATGGTTGATGTTTATGACCATGACACTTTTGGGAAG GAGAAAATGGGGAAGTGCATAATGACATTGACAAGGGCTATATTGGATGGAGAAATAACAAATGATTTTCATTTAGATGGGACTGAATCAGGAAAGGTGAAGCTGCATATCAAATGGACCTCGCAATCTATCATCAAGGAGTAG